The following proteins come from a genomic window of Tenebrio molitor chromosome 9, icTenMoli1.1, whole genome shotgun sequence:
- the LOC138137919 gene encoding scaffold attachment factor B2-like isoform X2, protein MPRRKRSSLGRLTPGARRSRLARQNETIEQRQLRLFQQQQRGAVRHERESPQQREMRLSRMRIRSSVRRERETSPERERRLARMRERAAHARQNETPEQRERRLAKMRERVAYKLQNETPQQRERRLARMRIRVAERRLSEKMARRGPNEINERFNVARCRQLQRANNRNCGLQRSPFMTVNRWTITQVEALIAQYKTYPVLYSNSHKDRENVDLRNQCLSHVVQALQFVRPGVTAVDVVSQWNNLVIKYMQAARRQLEEPTGAEEPHLWYFKKMDFVGEHACLADVKVEDNAYDQDIFEPESTTEGHELWENGAGEDPLESSSRVSVKEEGDSPPTKKFREDEDTRESFSGSDRASKDENDVFGEFVAAELKKIADERIRQDTILEIHKVLHKALTKK, encoded by the exons atgCCAAGACGAAAGAGAAGTTCACTCGGCCGCTTAACTCCGGGCGCAAGGCGAAGTCGCTTGGCCcgtcaaaacgaaacaatcGAGCAGCGCCAACTGCGCCTCTTTCAACAGCAGCAGCGAGGGGCCGTGAGACACGAGCGCGAGTCACCCCAACAGAGGGAGATGCGCTTGTCTCGAATGAGAATCCGCAGTTCCGTCCGACGCGAGCGCGAGACTTCGCCAGAGAGGGAGCGGCGCCTCGCTAGGATGAGAGAGCGCGCCGCTCACGCCCGCCAGAACGAAACCCCCGAACAGAGAGAGCGCCGGCTAGCCAAGATGCGAGAGCGCGTCGCGTACAAGCTCCAGAACGAGACGCCCCAACAGAGAGAACGACGCCTCGCGAGAATGAGAATTCGCGTTGCTGAACGTCGACTTTCGGAAAAGATGGCTCGGAGGGGGCCAAACGAGATAAACGAGCGCTTCAACGTGGCGAGGTGTCGCCAGTTGCAACGGGCAAACAACAGAAATTGTGGTTTACAGAGAAGCCCTTTCATGACGGTG aACCGCTGGACAATAACTCAAGTGGAAGCTCTGATCGCCCAgtacaaaacatatccagtgtTGTACAGCAACAGTCACAAGGACCGCGAGAACGTCGACTTAAGAAACCAATGCCTGAGCCACGTCGTGCAAGCCTTGCAGTTCGTCCGTCCTGGAGTCACCGCGGTGGACGTGGTGTCCCAGTGGAACAACCTCGTCATCAAGTACATGCAAGCCGCGCGACGCCAGCTCGAAGAACCCACCGGGGCTGAA GAGCCCCACTTGTGGTACTTCAAAAAAATGGACTTTGTGGGCGAGCACGCGTGTCTGGCGGACGTGAAAGTGGAAGACAATGCGTACGATCAGGATATTTTCGAGCCCGAGAGCACCACGGAGGGGCACGAGTTGTGGGAGAATGGGGCCGGAGAGGATCCGTTGGAGTCTTCGTCGAGGGTTTCGGTGAAAGAGGAAGGGGATTCCCCGCCGACGAAGAAGTTTAGAGAGGACGAGGACACGCGGGAGTCGTTTTCGGGGAGCGATAGGGCGAGCAAGGATGAGAACGACGTGTTCGGGGAGTTTGTggcggcggaattgaaaaagATTGCGGATGAGAGAATACGGCAGGACACCATTCTCGAGATACATAAAGTGTTGCATAAAGCGCTAACAAAGAAGTGA
- the LOC138137919 gene encoding uncharacterized protein isoform X4: protein MEAPPPLFVGQSFPSYDALCAFVAQYEKHHRQKFWKRSSRKISSTPNIKRHIRRELIYYEISYSCIYGGEKFKSRSKGLRKSITYRLEAPCPAFIKLRASSSGEALEVKSFNDRHQNHALVQNRWTITQVEALIAQYKTYPVLYSNSHKDRENVDLRNQCLSHVVQALQFVRPGVTAVDVVSQWNNLVIKYMQAARRQLEEPTGAEEPHLWYFKKMDFVGEHACLADVKVEDNAYDQDIFEPESTTEGHELWENGAGEDPLESSSRVSVKEEGDSPPTKKFREDEDTRESFSGSDRASKDENDVFGEFVAAELKKIADERIRQDTILEIHKVLHKALTKK, encoded by the exons ATGGAAGCGCCTCCGCCCTTGTTCGTGGGACAGTCCTTCCCATCGTACGACGCCCTTTGTGCGTTCGTGGCCCAATACGAGAAACACCACCGGCAAAAGTTCTGGAAAAGATCCAGCAGAAAGATCTCGTCTACGCCCAACATCAAGCGCCATATCAGACGCGAACTGATCTACTACGAGATCAGCTACTCGTGCATCTACGGAGGGGAGAAATTCAAATCGCGGAGCAAAGGTTTGCGAAAGTCCAT AACATACAGACTCGAGGCACCCTGTCCGGCTTTCATTAAACTGAGAGCGTCTTCGAGCGGGGAAGCTCTGGAAGTTAAGAGTTTCAATGATCGCCACCAAAATCATGCCCTGGTGCAG aACCGCTGGACAATAACTCAAGTGGAAGCTCTGATCGCCCAgtacaaaacatatccagtgtTGTACAGCAACAGTCACAAGGACCGCGAGAACGTCGACTTAAGAAACCAATGCCTGAGCCACGTCGTGCAAGCCTTGCAGTTCGTCCGTCCTGGAGTCACCGCGGTGGACGTGGTGTCCCAGTGGAACAACCTCGTCATCAAGTACATGCAAGCCGCGCGACGCCAGCTCGAAGAACCCACCGGGGCTGAA GAGCCCCACTTGTGGTACTTCAAAAAAATGGACTTTGTGGGCGAGCACGCGTGTCTGGCGGACGTGAAAGTGGAAGACAATGCGTACGATCAGGATATTTTCGAGCCCGAGAGCACCACGGAGGGGCACGAGTTGTGGGAGAATGGGGCCGGAGAGGATCCGTTGGAGTCTTCGTCGAGGGTTTCGGTGAAAGAGGAAGGGGATTCCCCGCCGACGAAGAAGTTTAGAGAGGACGAGGACACGCGGGAGTCGTTTTCGGGGAGCGATAGGGCGAGCAAGGATGAGAACGACGTGTTCGGGGAGTTTGTggcggcggaattgaaaaagATTGCGGATGAGAGAATACGGCAGGACACCATTCTCGAGATACATAAAGTGTTGCATAAAGCGCTAACAAAGAAGTGA
- the LOC138137919 gene encoding scaffold attachment factor B2-like isoform X3, which yields MPRRKRSSLGRLTPGARRSRLARQNETIEQRQLRLFQQQQRGAVRHERESPQQREMRLSRMRIRSSVRRERETSPERERRLARMRERAAHARQNETPEQRERRLAKMRERVAYKLQNETPQQRERRLARMRIRVAERRLSEKMARRGPNEINERFNVARCRQLQRANNRNCGLQRSPFMTNRWTITQVEALIAQYKTYPVLYSNSHKDRENVDLRNQCLSHVVQALQFVRPGVTAVDVVSQWNNLVIKYMQAARRQLEEPTGAEEPHLWYFKKMDFVGEHACLADVKVEDNAYDQDIFEPESTTEGHELWENGAGEDPLESSSRVSVKEEGDSPPTKKFREDEDTRESFSGSDRASKDENDVFGEFVAAELKKIADERIRQDTILEIHKVLHKALTKK from the exons atgCCAAGACGAAAGAGAAGTTCACTCGGCCGCTTAACTCCGGGCGCAAGGCGAAGTCGCTTGGCCcgtcaaaacgaaacaatcGAGCAGCGCCAACTGCGCCTCTTTCAACAGCAGCAGCGAGGGGCCGTGAGACACGAGCGCGAGTCACCCCAACAGAGGGAGATGCGCTTGTCTCGAATGAGAATCCGCAGTTCCGTCCGACGCGAGCGCGAGACTTCGCCAGAGAGGGAGCGGCGCCTCGCTAGGATGAGAGAGCGCGCCGCTCACGCCCGCCAGAACGAAACCCCCGAACAGAGAGAGCGCCGGCTAGCCAAGATGCGAGAGCGCGTCGCGTACAAGCTCCAGAACGAGACGCCCCAACAGAGAGAACGACGCCTCGCGAGAATGAGAATTCGCGTTGCTGAACGTCGACTTTCGGAAAAGATGGCTCGGAGGGGGCCAAACGAGATAAACGAGCGCTTCAACGTGGCGAGGTGTCGCCAGTTGCAACGGGCAAACAACAGAAATTGTGGTTTACAGAGAAGCCCTTTCATGACG aACCGCTGGACAATAACTCAAGTGGAAGCTCTGATCGCCCAgtacaaaacatatccagtgtTGTACAGCAACAGTCACAAGGACCGCGAGAACGTCGACTTAAGAAACCAATGCCTGAGCCACGTCGTGCAAGCCTTGCAGTTCGTCCGTCCTGGAGTCACCGCGGTGGACGTGGTGTCCCAGTGGAACAACCTCGTCATCAAGTACATGCAAGCCGCGCGACGCCAGCTCGAAGAACCCACCGGGGCTGAA GAGCCCCACTTGTGGTACTTCAAAAAAATGGACTTTGTGGGCGAGCACGCGTGTCTGGCGGACGTGAAAGTGGAAGACAATGCGTACGATCAGGATATTTTCGAGCCCGAGAGCACCACGGAGGGGCACGAGTTGTGGGAGAATGGGGCCGGAGAGGATCCGTTGGAGTCTTCGTCGAGGGTTTCGGTGAAAGAGGAAGGGGATTCCCCGCCGACGAAGAAGTTTAGAGAGGACGAGGACACGCGGGAGTCGTTTTCGGGGAGCGATAGGGCGAGCAAGGATGAGAACGACGTGTTCGGGGAGTTTGTggcggcggaattgaaaaagATTGCGGATGAGAGAATACGGCAGGACACCATTCTCGAGATACATAAAGTGTTGCATAAAGCGCTAACAAAGAAGTGA
- the LOC138137919 gene encoding uncharacterized protein isoform X1: MSTDNSKSSSKFSRKYCIFGLCKNVPGKADSSAYTFTPFPKACLNVRKFITNLTPQHTARCDHCSKCQRWLEKCGRIDVRFHEIRHDVNKNKYICSKHFVKEELLEAFPDPLPCEVVEQLNKHVFVIETRDCQNLLQQGITTSSGKKGRNVHFSVESTLQTITNKQCGFKHNNENNEILNTINFILSHTSEELQTASLCHNRWTITQVEALIAQYKTYPVLYSNSHKDRENVDLRNQCLSHVVQALQFVRPGVTAVDVVSQWNNLVIKYMQAARRQLEEPTGAEEPHLWYFKKMDFVGEHACLADVKVEDNAYDQDIFEPESTTEGHELWENGAGEDPLESSSRVSVKEEGDSPPTKKFREDEDTRESFSGSDRASKDENDVFGEFVAAELKKIADERIRQDTILEIHKVLHKALTKK, from the exons ATGTCAACAGACAATTCTAAATcttcaagtaaattttctCGAAAATACTGCATTTTCGGCTTATGTAAAAATGTTCCGGGAAAGGCAGATTCTTCGGCGTACACATTTACTCCGTTCCCCAAGGCATGTTTGAATGtcagaaaatttataacaaatttgACCCCACAACATACCGCACGGTGTGACCACTGCAGTAAATGTCAAAGATGGTTGGAAAAATGTGGACGAATTGACGTCCGCTTTCATGAAATCAGACACgacgtcaataaaaataaatacatctgCAGCAAGCATTTTGTCAAAGAGGAACTACTGGAGGCATTCCCTGATCCTCTCCCGTGTGAAGTTGTGGAACAGTTAAAC AAACATGTTTTTGTAATAGAAACACGTGATTGTCAGAATTTGTTGCAACAAGGAATAACAACGAGTAGCGGTAAAAAGGGAAGAAATGTACATTTTTCTGTTGAGTCAACTTTGCAAACCATTACAAACAAACAATGCGGATTTAAACACAACAATGAGAATAATGAGATACTAAACaccattaattttattttgtcacaTACGTCGGAAGAGCTGCAGACAGCATCTTTGTGTCAC aACCGCTGGACAATAACTCAAGTGGAAGCTCTGATCGCCCAgtacaaaacatatccagtgtTGTACAGCAACAGTCACAAGGACCGCGAGAACGTCGACTTAAGAAACCAATGCCTGAGCCACGTCGTGCAAGCCTTGCAGTTCGTCCGTCCTGGAGTCACCGCGGTGGACGTGGTGTCCCAGTGGAACAACCTCGTCATCAAGTACATGCAAGCCGCGCGACGCCAGCTCGAAGAACCCACCGGGGCTGAA GAGCCCCACTTGTGGTACTTCAAAAAAATGGACTTTGTGGGCGAGCACGCGTGTCTGGCGGACGTGAAAGTGGAAGACAATGCGTACGATCAGGATATTTTCGAGCCCGAGAGCACCACGGAGGGGCACGAGTTGTGGGAGAATGGGGCCGGAGAGGATCCGTTGGAGTCTTCGTCGAGGGTTTCGGTGAAAGAGGAAGGGGATTCCCCGCCGACGAAGAAGTTTAGAGAGGACGAGGACACGCGGGAGTCGTTTTCGGGGAGCGATAGGGCGAGCAAGGATGAGAACGACGTGTTCGGGGAGTTTGTggcggcggaattgaaaaagATTGCGGATGAGAGAATACGGCAGGACACCATTCTCGAGATACATAAAGTGTTGCATAAAGCGCTAACAAAGAAGTGA
- the LOC138137906 gene encoding uncharacterized protein, whose amino-acid sequence MSMRRVPSKTGSKDQVGKRASVSKSQASAKSSASSKAQISARSSASSKAQVSVAPSTSTTKKEKEFSLPALSIIHKPKVTESELERLKKRTIRRHAPPGEDLKHIKIILRSLKGQPTTVQEFISLIAPSTGDNGAILRTVMNDDLNSFRKLARKVYETITQDNSDVLLNQQLQLAEYYKEKKSLLHYRMMKNIEEIFMMAPNFDFERYALEKEKYLLELFPIPEELNIEPEEMEMMKRQAAFHRLQWLRSEGERLNEENNSLKKRLAQLKHLHKEEQLKMMQVEKAAEAKKEALEATQAEKAEKLEMLNQSLEKSIISQEASMRETKDAILLEPVHPKTGAVKKKKSTGAVRKKKRPAWNEQAAKEIDAQAIEESRAAETAKITSPFHFSPIKTPPPKSSGPKERSPFHYSPTESPAGAYYVSPQRQVASAPQPQSSEPQRRGRRAAAPRDSWGGFY is encoded by the exons ATGTCGATGCGTCGTGTACCCTCGAAAACTGGTTCCAAGGACCAGGTGGGAAAAAGAGCGTCGGTTTCAAAAAGTCAAGCTTCAGCCAAATCTTCAGCCTCTTCCAAAGCTCAAATCTCGGCTAGATCTTCGGCCTCATCTAAAGCTCAAGTGTCAGTTGCACCATCTACATCGACCAccaagaaagaaaaagaattcTCATTGCCAGCTCTCAGTATAATTCACAAGCCCAAAGTCACAG AATCGGAACTCGAAAGACTCAAGAAGAGGACAATTCGCAGACATGCACCTCCGGGTGAGGATCTCAAGCacatcaaaataattttgaggaGCCTCAAGGGTCAGCCCACCACTGTCCAGGAGTTTATATCGCTGATCGCACCTTCTACTGGAGACAACGGGGCTATCTTGCGGACAGTTATGAATGACGATCTCAATTCTTTCAGGAAACTTGCCAGAAAAGTCTACGAAACAATCACGCAAGACAACAGCGACGTCCTCCTCAACCAACAGTTGCAACTTGCAGAATACTACAAAGAGAAGAAGAGTCTCCTCCATTACAGAATGATGAAGAACATCGAAGAAATCTTCATGATGGCCcccaattttgattttgaacgCTACGCTCTAGAAAAAGAGAAGTACCTGTTGGAACTGTTTCCTATTCCAGAAGAA TTGAACATAGAGCCTGAAGAAATGGAAATGATGAAACGTCAAGCCGCGTTCCATCGCCTCCAGTGGCTGCGATCAGAAGGCGAGCGTCTCAATGAGGAGAACAACAGTCTGAAGAAACGTTTGGCCCAATTGAAACACTTGCACAAAGAAGAACAGCTGAAGATGATGCAGGTCGAGAAAGCGGCCGAAGCCAAGAAGGAAGCACTAGAAGCGACGCAAGCCGAGAAAGCAGAAAAGTTAGAAATGCTGAACCAGTCGTTGGAGAAATCGATAATTTCCCAAGAGGCATCGATGAGAGAAACCAAGGATGCAATTCTGCTGGAGCCGGTGCATCCAAAGACGGGAGCcgtgaagaagaagaaatctACGGGTGCTGTGAGGAAGAAGAAGAGACCGGCCTGGAATGAACAAGCCGCCAAAGAAATCGACGCCCAAGCAATTGAAGAAAGTCGTGCCGCTGAAACTGCAAAGATAACTTCACCCTTCCACTTCTCCCCCATCAAGACGCCGCCCCCGAAGTCCAGCGGGCCCAAAGAA CGTTCACCGTTCCATTATTCACCCACCGAATCCCCGGCCGGTGCCTACTACGTCAGTCCCCAGAGACAAGTCGCTTCAGCGCCGCAGCCACAGTCAAGCGAGCCCCAACGACGCGGCAGGAGGGCGGCGGCCCCGCGCGACTCCTGGGGCGGGTTTTACTGA
- the LOC138137919 gene encoding uncharacterized protein isoform X5, translated as MRNCCVTYCRVNRDNGSKRSFFEIPSEASRRRLWLDILENFSGGVSFRRRKSSIWGDLLVCERHFRDKDFKAVHSNRKLLKRSAFPSIFLNRWTITQVEALIAQYKTYPVLYSNSHKDRENVDLRNQCLSHVVQALQFVRPGVTAVDVVSQWNNLVIKYMQAARRQLEEPTGAEEPHLWYFKKMDFVGEHACLADVKVEDNAYDQDIFEPESTTEGHELWENGAGEDPLESSSRVSVKEEGDSPPTKKFREDEDTRESFSGSDRASKDENDVFGEFVAAELKKIADERIRQDTILEIHKVLHKALTKK; from the exons ATGAGAAACTGTTGCGTGACTTACTGTCGGGTGAATCGTGACAACGGTTCGAAACGGTCTTTTTTTGAGATACCGAGCGAGGCGAGTCGGCGACGATTGTGGTTAGACATACTGGAAAATTTCTCAG GTGGTGTCAGTTTCAGGAGGAGGAAGTCGAGTATTTGGGGTGACCTCCTCGTGTGCGAAAGACACTTCCGTGACAAGGATTTTAAAGCCGTTCATAGTAACAGAAAGCTTCTGAAACGGTCAGCTTTTCCGTCTATATTCCTG aACCGCTGGACAATAACTCAAGTGGAAGCTCTGATCGCCCAgtacaaaacatatccagtgtTGTACAGCAACAGTCACAAGGACCGCGAGAACGTCGACTTAAGAAACCAATGCCTGAGCCACGTCGTGCAAGCCTTGCAGTTCGTCCGTCCTGGAGTCACCGCGGTGGACGTGGTGTCCCAGTGGAACAACCTCGTCATCAAGTACATGCAAGCCGCGCGACGCCAGCTCGAAGAACCCACCGGGGCTGAA GAGCCCCACTTGTGGTACTTCAAAAAAATGGACTTTGTGGGCGAGCACGCGTGTCTGGCGGACGTGAAAGTGGAAGACAATGCGTACGATCAGGATATTTTCGAGCCCGAGAGCACCACGGAGGGGCACGAGTTGTGGGAGAATGGGGCCGGAGAGGATCCGTTGGAGTCTTCGTCGAGGGTTTCGGTGAAAGAGGAAGGGGATTCCCCGCCGACGAAGAAGTTTAGAGAGGACGAGGACACGCGGGAGTCGTTTTCGGGGAGCGATAGGGCGAGCAAGGATGAGAACGACGTGTTCGGGGAGTTTGTggcggcggaattgaaaaagATTGCGGATGAGAGAATACGGCAGGACACCATTCTCGAGATACATAAAGTGTTGCATAAAGCGCTAACAAAGAAGTGA
- the LOC138137907 gene encoding uncharacterized protein, translating to MSDTLENLNYDFNYNLFIAKTLLSNLAKHEDKTRATRWMKKLSTCNRTANEIRLRNDFMYYLIVNIQQGELQPPFNENPPQKPLPSIAHLLPGGAEADADAEAGIFEKVENGEGGKKPLIYENSPDGGAFLAAQPIPRCGAFCYLAVVARKPEPEE from the exons ATGTCCGATACGTTGGAAAATCTAAATTACGATTTTAACTACAACCTCTTCATAGCCAAGACCCTCCTCAGCAACTTAGCGAAACATGAGGACAAAACGCGAGCCACCCGATGGATGAAGAAGTTGAGTACTTGTAACCGAACCGCCAACGAGATCCGTCTGCGAAACGACTTCATGTACTACTTGATCGTAAACATCCAGCAGGGAGAGTTGCAGCCGCCCTTCAACGAGAACCCTCCGCAGAAACCGCTGCCGTCGATCGCCCACCTCTTG CCCGGGGGAGCCGAAGCTGATGCCGACGCCGAGGCTGGtatttttgaaaaggttgAAAACGGAGAAGGCGGGAAGAAACCGCTGATTTACGAAAACTCCCCCGACGGAGGAGCATTCTTGGCGGCCCAACCCATCCCCAGGTGCGGCGCCTTTTGCTACTTGGCTGTCGTCGCCAGAAAACCAGAACCAGAGGAATAA